The following are encoded together in the Astyanax mexicanus isolate ESR-SI-001 chromosome 8, AstMex3_surface, whole genome shotgun sequence genome:
- the LOC125803946 gene encoding E3 ubiquitin/ISG15 ligase TRIM25-like: MAEANVSLAQDEFSCSVCLDLLKDPVTISCGHSFCMVCINKCWDEEDQKKIYSCPHCRHTFTSRPVVSKNTMLAEVVEKLKKTRLQAAPPDHSSADPEDVECDSCTGRKHKAVQSCLVCLASFCEAHLQPHYQSPAFKKHKLVKASRRLQEQICSQHDKLLEVYCHTDQQCICMLCTMDDHRGHDTVSLKAERSEK, from the coding sequence atggcaGAAGCTAATGTTTCACTGGCTCAGGatgagttcagctgttcagtctgccTGGATCTCCTGAAGGATCCAGTTACTATttcctgtggacacagtttctgtatggtgtgtattaacaAGTGCtgggatgaggaggatcagaagaagatctacagctgccctcactgcagacacaccttcacctcaagacctgtcgtgagtaaaaacaccatgctggctgaggtggtggagaaactgaagaagacgagactccaggctgctcctcctgatcactcttctgctgatcctgaagatgtggagtgtgattcctgtactgggagaaaacacaaagccgtccagtcctgcctggtgtgtctggcctctttctgtgaagctcacctccagcctcactaccaatctccagcctttaagaagcacaagctggtcaaagcctccagacgactccaggagcagatctgctctcagcacgataaactgctggaggtttactgtcacaccgaccagcagtgtatctgcatgctgtgtaccatggatgaccatagaggacatgatacagtgtcacttaaagcagaaagatctgagaaa
- the LOC125780496 gene encoding tripartite motif-containing protein 16-like, translating to MNPSLTAVAIFPYAQLKEVQIILPPEPKSREEFLQYSCQLTLDPNTANKYLLLSERNTVVTHSNTVQPYPDHPNRFDGRAQVLCRESVSGRCYWEVEWRGDGGVNIAVSYKSISRKGSGKECRFGCNDQSWKLFCDSSIYTFRYNNRDTEISGVPVSSRVGVYVDYRAGTLSFYSISDTMTLIHRVQTTFTQPLYAGFWLSSDSSVNLLLSAK from the exons ATGAATCCCTCATTAACTGCTGTCGCCATTTTCCCTTATGCTCAAT tgaaggaagtgcagatcattcttcctcctgaacccaaaagcagagaagagtttctgcagt attcctgtcagctcacactggatccaaacacagccaataaatacctcctcctgtctgagaggaacacagtggtgaCCCACAGCAACACAGTCCAACCATATCCTGACCATCCAAACAGATTTGATGGACGtgctcaggttctgtgtagagagagtgtgagtggacgctgctactgggaggttgagtggagaggagatggaggggttaatatagcagtgtcttataaaagcatctCCAGGAAGGGATCAGGCAAGGAGTGTAGGTTTGGATGTAATGATCAGTCTTGGAAATTGTTCTGTGATTCCTCCATTTACACATTCAGATACAATAACAGAGATACTGAAATCTCTGGAGTGCCCGTCTCCtctagagtaggagtgtatgtggattacagggcaggaactctgtccttctacagcatctctgataccatgaccctcatccacagagtccagaccaccttcactcagccgctctacgctgggtTTTGGTTGAGCTCCGACTCATCagtaaatcttttactttcagcaaaatag